A genomic segment from Ramlibacter agri encodes:
- a CDS encoding RNA recognition motif domain-containing protein — MGNKLYVGNLPYQVRDSDLEQTFSQFGQVTSAKVMMERETGRSKGFGFVEMASDAEAQAAITGMNGQSLGGRSVVVNEARPMEQRPRGFGGSGGGGGGGGYGGGGGGGRSGGGGYGGGGGRSGGGGGGQDGGFRSPYGAGPRGGGGGGRSGGGGGYGGGGGGSY, encoded by the coding sequence ATGGGCAACAAACTGTACGTAGGCAACCTGCCCTACCAAGTACGCGACAGCGATCTCGAACAGACGTTCAGCCAGTTCGGCCAGGTCACGAGTGCCAAGGTCATGATGGAGCGCGAAACCGGCCGCTCCAAGGGCTTCGGCTTCGTCGAAATGGCGAGCGACGCCGAAGCGCAGGCCGCCATTACCGGCATGAACGGCCAGTCGCTCGGCGGCCGCAGCGTCGTGGTCAACGAAGCGCGCCCGATGGAGCAGCGTCCGCGCGGCTTCGGCGGCAGCGGCGGCGGTGGTGGTGGCGGCGGTTACGGTGGCGGTGGCGGCGGTGGCCGCTCCGGCGGTGGCGGCTATGGCGGCGGCGGTGGCCGCTCCGGTGGCGGTGGTGGCGGCCAGGACGGCGGCTTCCGCAGCCCGTACGGCGCCGGCCCGCGCGGCGGCGGTGGCGGTGGCCGCTCCGGCGGTGGCGGCGGTTATGGCGGCGGCGGTGGCGGCAGCTACTGA
- a CDS encoding SDR family oxidoreductase — protein sequence MSAGPLVFITGASSGIGQALAWRYHQAGWRLALVARRTAEIEAWARGAGIPAERWRVYGADVADSASIIGAAEACIAAQGLPDTVIANAGISVGIDTAEREDLAVLARTFATNNIGLAATFHPFVKAMRARGSGRLVGIASVAGIRGLPGHGAYCSSKAGVISYCESLRGELRGSGVKVVTIAPGYVDTPLTQKNRYGMPFLMQPQDFAERAFRAVEAGVSYRVIPWQMGVVAKLMRLLPNALFDRLLVGRARKPRQAQ from the coding sequence ATGAGCGCGGGACCGCTGGTCTTCATCACGGGCGCGTCCAGTGGCATCGGCCAGGCGCTGGCCTGGCGCTACCACCAGGCCGGCTGGCGGCTGGCGCTGGTGGCGCGGCGGACGGCGGAGATCGAGGCCTGGGCGCGCGGGGCGGGCATCCCGGCGGAGCGCTGGCGCGTGTACGGCGCTGACGTCGCGGACAGCGCCAGCATCATCGGCGCCGCCGAGGCCTGCATCGCCGCGCAGGGTTTGCCGGACACGGTGATCGCCAACGCGGGCATCAGCGTCGGCATCGACACCGCGGAGCGCGAAGACCTGGCCGTGCTGGCGCGCACCTTCGCCACCAACAACATCGGCCTGGCCGCCACCTTCCACCCTTTCGTGAAAGCGATGCGCGCGCGCGGCAGCGGCCGCCTGGTGGGCATCGCCAGCGTTGCCGGCATCCGCGGGCTGCCGGGGCACGGCGCCTACTGTTCCAGCAAGGCGGGGGTCATCAGCTACTGCGAGAGCCTGCGCGGCGAGCTGCGAGGCAGCGGCGTGAAGGTGGTGACCATTGCGCCGGGCTACGTCGATACGCCGCTGACGCAGAAGAACCGCTACGGCATGCCCTTCCTGATGCAGCCGCAGGATTTTGCCGAGCGCGCCTTCCGCGCGGTCGAGGCGGGCGTGAGCTACCGCGTGATCCCCTGGCAGATGGGTGTGGTGGCGAAGCTGATGCGCCTGTTGCCCAACGCCCTGTTCGACCGGCTGCTCGTGGGCCGCGCCCGCAAGCCCCGGCAAGCGCAGTAG
- a CDS encoding adenine phosphoribosyltransferase, with product MTDDFNAGVNDYLRSKIRTVPDWPAPGVQFRDITPLLQDPKTFRVLIDAFVHRYMDRRPDVVAGLDARGFILGSVVAYELGVGFVPIRKKGKLPFTTVEETYELEYGSATVELHTDAVKPGQRVLLIDDLIATGGTMMAGKKLLEKLGATVIEGVAIVDLPELGGSARLKEGGLEVFTFVHFAGH from the coding sequence ATGACCGACGATTTCAATGCAGGCGTCAACGACTACCTGCGCAGCAAGATCCGCACGGTGCCGGACTGGCCGGCGCCCGGCGTGCAGTTCCGCGACATCACCCCGCTGCTGCAGGACCCGAAGACCTTCCGCGTCCTGATCGACGCTTTCGTGCACCGCTACATGGACCGCCGGCCCGATGTCGTGGCAGGCCTCGACGCCCGCGGCTTCATCCTGGGCTCGGTGGTGGCCTACGAGCTGGGCGTGGGTTTCGTGCCGATCCGCAAGAAGGGCAAGCTGCCCTTCACGACGGTGGAGGAAACCTATGAGCTGGAGTACGGCAGTGCGACGGTGGAACTGCACACCGACGCCGTCAAGCCGGGCCAGCGCGTGCTGCTGATCGACGACCTGATCGCCACCGGCGGCACCATGATGGCCGGCAAGAAGCTGCTGGAGAAGCTGGGCGCGACGGTGATCGAGGGCGTGGCGATCGTCGACCTGCCGGAGCTGGGCGGGTCGGCGCGCTTGAAGGAAGGCGGACTCGAGGTCTTCACCTTCGTCCACTTCGCGGGGCATTGA
- the lptC gene encoding LPS export ABC transporter periplasmic protein LptC has product MTPLRGFARAVDRLTIYLPVILMGLLALGTYWLARNTPTSGAAPVQEAPTHDPDYFLRGFSVKSFDPNGRLKTEIRGTEARHFPDNDTLEIDQPRMRSFSETGALTTGTADRALSNSDGSEVQLFGNAIVTRQSNDAKGNAQPKLEIRSDFLHIFGNTEKVRTNKPVVLTRGDDRFAGDSLDYDNLDRVLELHGRVHGVIQPQPASPGATAPAKAP; this is encoded by the coding sequence GTGACGCCGCTGCGCGGCTTCGCCCGCGCCGTCGACCGCCTCACCATCTACCTGCCCGTCATCCTGATGGGCCTGCTGGCGCTGGGCACCTACTGGCTGGCGCGCAACACGCCCACGAGTGGCGCGGCCCCGGTGCAGGAGGCGCCCACGCACGACCCGGACTATTTCCTGCGCGGCTTCTCGGTGAAGTCCTTCGACCCCAACGGCCGGCTGAAGACCGAGATCCGCGGCACCGAAGCTCGTCACTTCCCCGACAACGACACGCTGGAGATCGACCAGCCGCGCATGCGCAGCTTCAGCGAGACGGGCGCGCTGACCACCGGCACGGCCGATCGCGCGCTCAGCAACTCGGATGGGTCCGAGGTGCAGCTGTTCGGCAATGCGATCGTCACGCGCCAGAGCAACGACGCCAAGGGCAATGCCCAGCCCAAGCTGGAGATCCGCAGCGATTTCCTGCACATCTTCGGCAACACCGAGAAGGTCCGCACCAACAAGCCGGTGGTGCTGACCCGTGGTGACGACCGCTTCGCGGGCGATTCGCTGGACTACGACAACCTCGACCGCGTGCTGGAACTGCACGGGCGCGTGCACGGCGTCATCCAGCCGCAGCCCGCGAGTCCGGGCGCCACTGCGCCGGCGAAGGCCCCATGA
- a CDS encoding KpsF/GutQ family sugar-phosphate isomerase: MNLATPPSTASPAGFDRDRAVRLAHETFDIEAAAVQGLKARCGDSFAQAVEAMLAVQGRVVVMGMGKSGHVGRKIAATLASTGTAAMFVHPAEASHGDLGMIKPVDLVLIISNGGESDEITVILPVLKRLGAPLVAMTGNAKSTLARHADIVLDCGVDKEACPLNLAPTASTTAQLAMGDALAVALLDARGFQAEDFARSHPGGALGRKLLTHLSDVMRTGEAVPSVPPDAEFPALMREMSRKGLGASAIVDAAGRVLGIFTDGDLRRLIEQGIDLRAMKARDVMHAGPKTIRDNALAAEAAQQMEQFRITSVLVVDADGILVGAVNSNDLMRAKVI; the protein is encoded by the coding sequence ATGAATCTTGCTACCCCCCCGTCCACGGCCAGCCCTGCCGGCTTCGACCGGGACCGCGCGGTGCGGCTGGCCCACGAGACCTTCGACATCGAAGCGGCCGCCGTGCAGGGCCTCAAGGCCCGCTGCGGCGACAGCTTCGCGCAGGCGGTCGAGGCCATGCTGGCCGTGCAGGGACGGGTCGTCGTCATGGGCATGGGCAAGAGCGGCCACGTGGGCCGCAAGATCGCCGCCACGCTGGCGTCCACCGGCACCGCAGCCATGTTCGTGCACCCGGCCGAGGCGAGCCACGGCGACCTGGGCATGATCAAGCCGGTCGACCTGGTGCTGATCATCTCCAACGGCGGCGAGAGCGACGAGATCACCGTCATCCTGCCCGTGCTCAAGCGCCTGGGCGCCCCGCTGGTGGCGATGACCGGCAACGCCAAATCGACGCTGGCGCGCCACGCCGACATCGTGCTGGATTGCGGCGTCGACAAGGAAGCCTGCCCGCTGAACCTGGCGCCCACCGCCAGCACCACGGCGCAGCTCGCCATGGGCGATGCCCTGGCGGTCGCCCTGCTCGACGCCCGCGGCTTCCAGGCCGAGGACTTCGCCCGCTCGCACCCGGGCGGCGCGCTGGGCCGCAAGCTGCTGACGCACCTGAGCGACGTCATGCGCACCGGTGAGGCTGTGCCGAGCGTGCCGCCGGACGCCGAGTTCCCCGCGCTGATGCGCGAGATGAGCCGCAAGGGCCTGGGCGCCTCGGCCATCGTCGACGCAGCCGGCCGCGTGCTGGGCATCTTCACCGACGGCGACCTGCGCCGGCTCATCGAGCAAGGCATCGACCTGCGCGCGATGAAGGCGCGCGACGTCATGCACGCCGGCCCCAAGACCATCCGCGACAACGCGCTGGCTGCCGAGGCGGCCCAGCAGATGGAGCAGTTCCGCATCACCAGCGTGCTGGTGGTGGACGCGGACGGCATTCTGGTCGGCGCCGTCAACAGCAACGACCTGATGCGGGCTAAAGTCATCTAA
- a CDS encoding cation:proton antiporter: MSALELTLVYLVAAVLGVVAFRSLKLPPMLGYLAVGVLIGPNALALADDSAGVRHLAEFGVVFLMFVIGLEFNLSKLRAMRRHVFGLGLFQVLLTIVPATLGAVLLAWLLPGQWRMGWQTALALSGALAMSSTAIVVKLMSDRLELDSEHGKRVMGVLLLQDLAVVPLLVLIPALGSPGEVLAKEIGIALAKAAVLLTILLTGGQRLMRWWLTLVARRKSEELFVLNLLLVTLGLAWLTEMAGLSLALGAFVAGILISETEYKHQVEADIRPFHDVLLGLFFITIGMLLDWHPVLQRWGLVLLLLLAPVAFKLLLVTVLARVFGATTGVSLRTGLYLAQAGEFGFVLLAMAQQQKLIPAGLINPILASMVLSMLATPFIIQWSNRIVMKLVASEWMMQSLQMTTIARRSINANKHVIICGYGRCGQNLARMLEQENIPYIALDLDPDRVRQAAAAGDQVVFGDASRLQALIAAGLGRASALVITYLDVPGALKVLDKARSHAPSVPVIVRTQDDHDLERLTAAGATEVVPETLESSLMLASHALALVGVPMRRVLRTVQNQRDARYNLLRGYFHGADDDKTSEDQEQERLSTVTLTGEAGGLGRNLSELALLAQGVRVVSLRRSNGHTVDPATDPALKDGDTLVLSGRPEPLAMAEQALLGG, encoded by the coding sequence ATGTCCGCCCTCGAGTTGACGCTGGTGTATCTGGTGGCCGCGGTGCTGGGCGTCGTCGCGTTCCGTTCCCTGAAGTTGCCGCCCATGCTGGGCTACCTGGCCGTTGGCGTCCTGATCGGGCCCAACGCGCTGGCGCTGGCCGACGATTCGGCCGGCGTGCGCCACCTGGCCGAATTCGGCGTGGTGTTCCTGATGTTCGTGATCGGCCTGGAGTTCAACCTCTCCAAGCTGCGCGCGATGCGGCGCCACGTGTTCGGGCTGGGCCTGTTCCAGGTGCTGCTGACCATCGTGCCCGCGACCCTGGGCGCCGTGCTGCTGGCCTGGCTGCTGCCAGGCCAATGGCGCATGGGCTGGCAGACGGCGCTGGCGCTTTCGGGCGCGCTGGCCATGAGCAGCACCGCCATCGTCGTGAAGCTGATGTCGGACCGGCTGGAGCTGGACTCCGAGCACGGCAAGCGCGTGATGGGCGTGCTGCTGCTGCAGGACCTGGCGGTGGTGCCCTTGCTGGTGCTGATCCCGGCCCTGGGCAGCCCGGGCGAGGTGCTGGCCAAGGAGATCGGCATCGCGCTGGCCAAGGCCGCGGTGCTGCTGACGATCCTGCTGACCGGCGGCCAACGCCTGATGCGCTGGTGGCTGACCCTGGTGGCGCGGCGCAAGAGCGAGGAACTGTTCGTGCTGAACCTGCTGCTGGTGACGCTGGGCCTGGCCTGGCTCACCGAGATGGCGGGGCTGTCGCTGGCGCTGGGCGCCTTCGTCGCCGGCATCCTGATTTCCGAGACCGAATACAAGCACCAGGTGGAGGCCGACATCCGGCCCTTCCACGACGTGCTGCTGGGCCTGTTCTTCATCACCATCGGCATGCTGCTGGACTGGCACCCGGTGCTGCAACGCTGGGGCCTGGTGCTGCTGCTGCTGCTGGCGCCGGTGGCTTTCAAGCTGCTGCTGGTGACGGTGCTGGCGCGCGTGTTCGGCGCCACCACCGGCGTGTCGCTGCGCACCGGCCTCTACCTGGCGCAGGCCGGCGAGTTCGGCTTCGTGCTGCTGGCGATGGCGCAGCAGCAGAAGCTGATCCCGGCGGGGCTCATCAACCCCATCCTCGCCAGCATGGTGCTGTCGATGCTGGCCACGCCCTTCATCATCCAGTGGAGCAACCGCATCGTCATGAAGCTGGTGGCCAGCGAATGGATGATGCAGTCGCTGCAGATGACGACCATCGCGCGGCGCTCGATCAACGCCAACAAGCACGTCATCATCTGCGGCTACGGCCGCTGCGGGCAGAACCTGGCGCGCATGCTGGAGCAGGAGAACATCCCCTACATCGCGCTGGACCTCGACCCGGACCGCGTGCGCCAGGCCGCGGCGGCGGGCGACCAGGTGGTGTTCGGCGATGCCTCGCGGCTGCAGGCGCTCATCGCCGCCGGCCTGGGCCGGGCCAGCGCGCTGGTCATCACCTACCTCGACGTGCCCGGCGCGCTGAAAGTGCTGGACAAGGCGCGCTCGCACGCGCCTAGCGTGCCGGTGATCGTGCGCACGCAGGACGACCACGACCTCGAGCGGCTGACGGCCGCCGGCGCCACCGAGGTGGTGCCCGAGACGCTGGAAAGCTCGCTGATGCTGGCCAGCCACGCGTTGGCGCTGGTGGGCGTGCCGATGCGGCGCGTGCTGCGCACCGTGCAGAACCAGCGCGACGCGCGCTACAACCTGCTGCGCGGCTACTTCCACGGCGCCGACGACGACAAGACCTCGGAAGACCAGGAGCAGGAACGCCTGTCCACCGTCACCTTGACCGGCGAAGCAGGCGGCCTGGGCCGCAACCTGAGCGAGCTGGCGCTGCTGGCGCAGGGCGTGCGCGTGGTGAGCCTGCGCCGCAGCAACGGCCACACCGTGGACCCGGCCACCGACCCGGCGCTGAAGGACGGCGATACGCTGGTGCTCTCGGGCCGGCCCGAGCCGCTGGCGATGGCGGAACAGGCGCTGCTCGGAGGATGA
- a CDS encoding KdsC family phosphatase, which yields MSPAVQFPPELLLAAQGIKLAFFDIDGVLTDGGLLMSAEGETLKRFNILDGLGLKLLQRAGITPAVITGRDSAPLRKRLQALGVTNVHYGTEEKRPAAESVLAQLGLDWSQAAAIGDDWPDLPVLRRCAFPVAPANAHAEVRAAARYVTQAAGGHGAAREFCDLLLVASGQYARLLEDYR from the coding sequence ATGTCGCCCGCAGTCCAATTCCCGCCCGAGCTCCTGCTTGCGGCGCAAGGCATCAAGCTCGCCTTCTTCGACATCGACGGCGTCCTCACCGACGGCGGCCTGCTGATGTCGGCCGAAGGCGAGACGCTCAAGCGCTTCAACATCCTCGACGGCCTGGGCCTCAAGCTGTTGCAGCGCGCCGGCATCACGCCGGCCGTCATCACCGGCCGCGATTCGGCGCCGCTGCGCAAGCGTCTGCAGGCGCTGGGCGTGACCAACGTGCACTACGGCACCGAAGAGAAGCGCCCGGCCGCCGAAAGCGTGCTGGCCCAGCTGGGGCTGGACTGGTCGCAGGCCGCCGCCATCGGCGACGACTGGCCCGACCTGCCGGTGCTGCGCCGGTGCGCCTTCCCTGTGGCGCCGGCCAACGCGCATGCCGAGGTGCGCGCCGCGGCCCGCTACGTGACGCAGGCGGCCGGCGGCCACGGCGCCGCGCGCGAGTTCTGCGACCTGTTGCTGGTGGCCTCGGGCCAGTACGCGCGCCTGCTGGAGGACTACCGGTGA